The window AGACCAAATTATTTGAAAGGTTATATCCCGAAGAGTTGTTATCAGAGATTGATCTTGTTCCACTCAAAGGGTCAAGCATGCCATTCATTGTCAAAGCATCTCTATCTGTAAATGCGTTGCTTGTAGTGTAATTCAAGCTAGGCGTGATGATCAAAGCATGTTTTGGATTGATATCGTACTCTATTCTTGCATTGGCTCTGTGGTTACCATTTTCAACTGTATTGATCAAATCCTCTTCATAAAACTGTCTGTTGGTTTCAGATAAGATGATTTCTCTGTTGGTAAAGCTGCTTAGATTATTTCTGGAATTGCTGTAAAAGTAGCTTCCTGTTACATTCATTTTTGTACCGAGCTTATCAGAATAGTTCAAGCCCATACTGTTTGTTGTGATGATTCCATTAGCTTGACCTCCTCCGAAATTAGCAGGTCCACCTCTTGGGCCTCCACCTCCGGGACGACCACCGCCTCCGCCACCAAGGTCTTCTTGGGAAAAATTCTGTTGGTTCACATTATTGAAAAGTCCGACTAGCGAGATTCTTCTGTCTCCTTTGAAGAAGTTCAAACTTCCACCTGCAGAATAGCGGTCATCGGTACCATATCCGGCGTAAACTCTACCGAAAGTTCCTTGTCTTCTATCACCTCTTGTTACAATATTTATGGTACGGGCATAATTTCCGTCATCAAAGCCTGTCAATCTCGCTTGATCGGATCTTTGATCTAATATTTCTACTCTATCGATCACATCAGAAGGAAGGTTTCTCATGGCCAAAAATGGGTCATTTCCGAAAAATTCACGTCCATCCACCAAGACTTTCTGTACATTTTCTCCTCTTGCTTGAATCTGACCATTTTGGATAGTAACGCCAGGAAGCTTTCGAATCAAATCCTCTGCATCTCCGTTTTCTCTGGTCTTGAAAGCCGCAGCATTGAAAGAAGTCGTATCTCCTTTTTGTTCACCTACTACCACTTGACCTTCGATAACCACTTCTCCTAAGAGTTTGCTGTCTTCATTCAGAGCAATGATTCCCAAATCTAGCCCTTCTGCTCTGCCCATCTCTTTAGAGAACTTCTCAAAACCCAAGAAAATAATTTCAACTTTCACTGTTGGAATCCATGGTCTGCTTACTTCAAAATTCCCGTCAATATCAGTGACAGTAGAAGCTAATAAAGAATCTGTAACGGTTTTTACCAATACATTTGCTCCTATCAAAGGTTGTTTCGAAGGACCTTCAATCACCTTTCCTTTAAATTTCAAATCAGGCCTGCCTTGCTGTGTGCGCTGTGCCGAAACCTCCAAGGTAGCAGCCATCATGATAAGCAAGAAAAATAATCTGTAAATCGTAATTTTCATTCATTTGGTTTTTAAATCTAGTCTTAGACATCCGGAATGATCTAAAAGTTTAACTCGTATAATTGGTAAATTTTAAAAGGATTTTTTTCAGGTTAAAAGGTGAAAAAAGAGGGTAAATATAGGGGAAGAGAGTTGGAATAGTGGATTGGGTCATGTGTGTTGGAAGGTTAAAAAGTTGGAAAGTTTTAAGGTTTGGGGGAAAAAGAGTTGGTATAGTGGATTAGGAGATTTAGAGCTAATGGGTTAGTATTCTATGTGCTTAATTCTTTGTACATTATGCAAGCAAATCATTGACAACTACTGATGCACAGGCACAGCCGAAGGCGGCTGGTAAGAATGACATGGTGCCATAAGCTGACTTCTTGAAGTTTCTACCATCTGTCATCATCAGACTATCTTTGAGATAGAGTTCGGTGGAAAATACAGCTTTAAAGCCAGAAGAGATGCCTTTATTCTTAATCCTTTTTCGAACATGCTTCGCCAATTTACAATTATAGGTCTCAGAAATATCTGCTACTTTAATTTGTGTAGGATCTACTTTCCCTCCTGCACCCATAGAACTAACTATCGGAAATCCACGCTTGTAAGCGCTTTCGATCAGGTGTAGTTTGGGAGTAAAACTATCAATACAATCCACTACATAATCATAATCATTCTCTTGAAGCAAATTAAACATCGCTCCAGGTTTGAGAAACTCTTTGATCACATGGATTTTGAGATTTGGATTGATTGCAGTCAAGCGCTCTTCCATCCATTCTGCTTTGAGTTGCCCTATATTTTTTTGAGTTGCTGGAAGCTGCCGATTACAATTGCTGATATCTACGGCATCACCATCAATGATTGTCATTTCTCCTATACCGCTTCTGCAGATAAATTCGGCAGCAAATGAACCAACTCCACCAAGCCCAACGACCAAGACATGTTTACCTGCTAATTTTTCTAGCCCTTCTCTACCTGTGATCAATTCTGTTCTAGAGAGCCATTC is drawn from Belliella baltica DSM 15883 and contains these coding sequences:
- a CDS encoding tRNA threonylcarbamoyladenosine dehydratase, with translation MNDFEWLSRTELITGREGLEKLAGKHVLVVGLGGVGSFAAEFICRSGIGEMTIIDGDAVDISNCNRQLPATQKNIGQLKAEWMEERLTAINPNLKIHVIKEFLKPGAMFNLLQENDYDYVVDCIDSFTPKLHLIESAYKRGFPIVSSMGAGGKVDPTQIKVADISETYNCKLAKHVRKRIKNKGISSGFKAVFSTELYLKDSLMMTDGRNFKKSAYGTMSFLPAAFGCACASVVVNDLLA